The genomic segment GCCAGACCAAGCGTTCAATGCAACTGTACATAGGATGCGAAATCACTGAGTGGCCAAGAATCACAACCGCTCGCTCCTGTGCCTTGCACAGATGGCTCGCGATTTCAGCGCAACTGTCTCTTTCAGCGAACTCGCCCGCGCCATCAAGAAAATCATCGGAGATATCGGTTGGGAAATCAGCTTTGGTTATCTCACACACCGCCTTCAGCACATGAGCCAGCGCATACGGCATGACATTGGGCGCGACCACTGCGTTCGAACTCAATGGAAAATTGAACTTCCAGTCCATCGGACTGATTGCGTCCACGCAAGCACCCTTATTGGCTGCCTTGCGAACCCGCAGTCCAAGCAATGGTTGCTCTTTGCGTATGTTGGAGCCGACAAGGACAACCGTTTCCATATTTGGAATCTGATCAATCGGGATGCTGATACCCGGATAAAGGAGTGCATCCTCGTCCAGGGAAAAATCAATCTGACGCAACCGATGGTCAATGTTGGGACTGCCCATTGACCGCGTCAGTTTCTGTGCGAGATAGAACTCCTCAAATGTCGACATCGGCGAGACCAAGGTTCCCACAGCAGCCGCATCGTGCCTGTGAATCACATCGGACAGGCCTTCGACGGCCGCATTCAGGGCCTCGCGCCAGCTGACTTCGATCAATTCCCCTTCTTTTCTGACCATCGGAACACCAAGTCGACCCTCGTCCTCCAGTGCCTCGTAACTGTAACGGTCGCGATCGGATATCCAGCACTCATTGATGGATTCGTTGACCCTCGGCAACACCCGCTTGACTTCGTTGCGCAAAGTCTGGATGTCGATATTGGTACCGACGCAGTCGTGAGGGCTGATCGCACTGTGGCTGATCAATTCCCATGATCTTGCGGTAAATCTGTATGGCTTCGAGGTCAGCGCTCCAACCGGGCACAGATCAATGACGTTGCCGGAGACTTCCGAATCAACGGCAGAGCCAAAGAACGTGTCGATTTTCAGGTGTTCGCCGCGCCCGGTGATCCCGAGTTCCATCACACCTGCGACTTCCTCCCCAAATCGGACACATCGGGTGCAGTGAATACACCGAGTCATCTCTGTTTCGATCAGCGGTCCGATACTGTGATCCTGCACGACCCGCTTTTTCTCATTGAACCTCGACAAATGACCACCGTAGCCGACAGCCTGATCCTGCAGCGGACATTCCCCGCCCTGATCACAGATCGGACAATCCAGCGGATGGTTGATCAGCAAAAATTCCAGCGTGTCCTTCTGTGCGTCGACTGCGTATTCGGACGCGGTCTTCACCTTCATGCCGTCCATGATCGGCGTTGCACACGCAGGCAATGGCTTGGGTGCCCGCTCGACTTCGACCAGACACATTCGGCAGTTTGCCGCCACCGACAACTTCTCGTGATAGCAAAAGCGAGGAATGTAAATTCCAGCCGCGTCTGCCACCTCGATGATCATCGAGCCCGGTGCTGCCTCAAGCTCGCGGCCGTCAATCTCTATGGTCAACTTCGGTGAATCTGACATCGTTCAGCTATGCGGCCTGCGCGGTGGAAGTGATCTTCGCTTCGAATTCATGTCGAAAATGTCTGATAAAACTTTGCACCGGCCAGGCGGCCGCGTCTCCCAACGCACAGATTGTGCGTCCCTCAATCCGATTCGCGATGTCAACCAGCTGATCGATCTCCTCAGACCGGGCACGACCAAGGCGAATCTTCCTGACCAACCGATAAAGCCAGCCAGTTCCCTCGCGGCAAGGCGTGCACTGTCCGCAGGACTCCTCCCAGTAAAAATAGGCGATCCGCTCAAGCATCTCGACCATGCAGGTCGACTCGTCCATCACAATCACCGATCCAGCGCCAAGCAGGGAACCCGCATTCTGCAAGGAATCATAATCCATGTCACAATCCATGATGATATCGGCCGGCAAAACCGGTACTGAAGAACCGCCCGGAATACACGCCTTCAGTTTGGCGCCGTTGAGCATGCCACCCGCCATCTCCAACAGTGCTTTGAATGGAATTCCGAGAGGAACCTCAAAGTTTCCTGGATTGTTGACATGTCCGGATACTGAGAAAATTTTCGTTCCAGCGTTATTTTCCGGTCCCAGATCGACAAACCACTGAGCGCCTTCGCGCATGATTCTGGGAACCGACGCGAGGGTTTCTGTATTGTTGATTGTGGTCGGTCGGCCGAATGCACCAAACTGGGCGGGAAACGGTGGCTTGAATCTCGGCTGGCCACTCTTGCCTTCCAGTGACTCGAGAAGCCCAGTCTCCTCACCACAGATATAGGCACCTGCGCCCAGATGTGAGTGAATATCGAAATCGAAACCACTGCCCAGAACATCGGTTCCAAGCAATCCGGCTGAACGCGCCTCGGACAGCGCCTGTTCAAAACGATCGTATGATTCGAAAAATTCACCGCGAAT from the Acidiferrobacterales bacterium genome contains:
- the nuoG gene encoding NADH-quinone oxidoreductase subunit NuoG; translation: MSDSPKLTIEIDGRELEAAPGSMIIEVADAAGIYIPRFCYHEKLSVAANCRMCLVEVERAPKPLPACATPIMDGMKVKTASEYAVDAQKDTLEFLLINHPLDCPICDQGGECPLQDQAVGYGGHLSRFNEKKRVVQDHSIGPLIETEMTRCIHCTRCVRFGEEVAGVMELGITGRGEHLKIDTFFGSAVDSEVSGNVIDLCPVGALTSKPYRFTARSWELISHSAISPHDCVGTNIDIQTLRNEVKRVLPRVNESINECWISDRDRYSYEALEDEGRLGVPMVRKEGELIEVSWREALNAAVEGLSDVIHRHDAAAVGTLVSPMSTFEEFYLAQKLTRSMGSPNIDHRLRQIDFSLDEDALLYPGISIPIDQIPNMETVVLVGSNIRKEQPLLGLRVRKAANKGACVDAISPMDWKFNFPLSSNAVVAPNVMPYALAHVLKAVCEITKADFPTDISDDFLDGAGEFAERDSCAEIASHLCKAQERAVVILGHSVISHPMYSCIERLVWHIGKLSGASVSVLPPANSVAGWIAGCLPHRIENGQVAELTGMNARQMIYNPRPAYVLFNVEPSMDLSDGLHAAEAMDNAEFVVSFQFFSDVPDYVDVALPLAAYTENSGTFINCEGRIQKSTAAVSPYGEARPGWKILRVLGNLMEKEGFDYVSTEEIVDEVAPLEGFCERPMTIDSAKIPCLKKGNGKEAGRFELISDPLIYGVDAVVRRAVSLQNTSDAEASGVGLHPHDMSMLKLDNGDSVTIRSDLHTLHTFAVSDERVAPGCAYFPAGTGFGPSAASGTEIRLERDTVE
- the nuoF gene encoding NADH-quinone oxidoreductase subunit NuoF — encoded protein: MTYQEVRICLPEPDLESPWTIQSYESTGGYAAWRKILQEKTPPEDIIAEVKASGLRGRGGAGFPTGLKWSFMPRTQPGQSYIVCNSDEGEPGTFKDRDILRFNPHSLIEGMAIAGYAMNATVGYNYIRGEFFESYDRFEQALSEARSAGLLGTDVLGSGFDFDIHSHLGAGAYICGEETGLLESLEGKSGQPRFKPPFPAQFGAFGRPTTINNTETLASVPRIMREGAQWFVDLGPENNAGTKIFSVSGHVNNPGNFEVPLGIPFKALLEMAGGMLNGAKLKACIPGGSSVPVLPADIIMDCDMDYDSLQNAGSLLGAGSVIVMDESTCMVEMLERIAYFYWEESCGQCTPCREGTGWLYRLVRKIRLGRARSEEIDQLVDIANRIEGRTICALGDAAAWPVQSFIRHFRHEFEAKITSTAQAA